Proteins from one Flavobacterium sp. N2038 genomic window:
- a CDS encoding 3-hydroxyacyl-CoA dehydrogenase/enoyl-CoA hydratase family protein, producing MKRTIKKVAVIGSGIMGSGIACHFANIGVEVLLLDIVPRELTEAEAKKGLTLESKAVRNRVVNEHLANSLKSKPSPIYSQKFANRITTGNTTDDMAKIANVDWIIEVVVERLDIKKLVFEQIEKFRKPGTLVTSNTSGIPIHFMSEGRSEDFQQHFCGTHFFNPARYLKLFEIIPGPKTSTEVLDFLNEYGSKFLGKTSVVAKDTPAFIGNRIGIYGIQSLFHLVKEMGLTIEEVDKLTGPVIGRPKSATFRTVDVVGLDTLVHVANGIYENCPNDEQHELFKLPDFINKMMENNWLGSKTGQGFYKKVDKDILSLDLNTLEYRAAKKANFATLELTKTIDKPINRFKVLVKGTDKAGEFYRKSFAGMFAYVSNRIPEISDELYKIDDAMKAGFGWENGPFEIWDAIGVAKGIEIMKAEGLEPAAWVTEMLVSGSDSFYTVKEGATYFYNIPTKSQVKVPGQDSFIILNNIRESKKVWSNSGAIIQDLGDGILNLEFQSKMNTIGGDVLQAINKAIDLSEKEYQGLVIGNQAANFSVGANIGMIFMMAVEQEYDELNMAIKLFQDTMMRVRYSSIPVVVAPHGMTFGGGCEMSLHADKVVAAAETYMGLVEFGVGVLPGGGGSKEMALRASDLFRKNDVELNVLQEYFLTIAMAKVSTSGYEAFDTGLLQHGKDVIVVNKDRQIAEAKKHALLMAEAGYTQPIRRTDVKVLGKQALGMFLVGTDQMEAGKYISEHDKKIANKLAYVMAGGDLSEATLVSEQYLLDIEREAFLSLCTERKTLERIQYMLTKGKPLRN from the coding sequence ATGAAACGCACAATTAAAAAAGTTGCTGTAATTGGATCCGGAATTATGGGTTCAGGAATAGCTTGCCATTTTGCCAATATTGGTGTTGAAGTTTTACTTCTTGACATCGTACCGCGCGAATTGACCGAGGCTGAAGCTAAAAAAGGATTAACTCTTGAAAGTAAAGCTGTTCGCAACCGAGTGGTAAATGAGCACTTGGCGAATTCATTAAAATCGAAACCATCTCCTATTTACAGTCAAAAATTTGCAAACCGAATCACAACTGGAAATACGACAGACGATATGGCAAAAATTGCTAATGTTGACTGGATTATCGAGGTTGTAGTTGAACGTTTAGATATTAAGAAATTAGTTTTTGAACAAATCGAAAAATTCCGTAAACCGGGAACTTTGGTTACTTCTAATACTTCTGGTATTCCAATTCACTTTATGAGTGAAGGAAGAAGCGAAGATTTCCAACAACACTTCTGCGGAACACACTTTTTTAACCCTGCGCGTTACTTAAAATTATTTGAAATTATTCCTGGTCCAAAAACTTCAACTGAAGTATTGGATTTCTTAAACGAATACGGATCTAAATTCTTAGGAAAAACTTCGGTTGTTGCTAAAGATACTCCGGCGTTTATTGGAAACAGAATTGGTATTTACGGAATCCAGAGTTTATTCCATTTAGTAAAAGAAATGGGATTAACAATTGAAGAAGTTGATAAATTGACTGGTCCGGTAATTGGTCGTCCAAAATCGGCTACATTCCGTACGGTTGATGTTGTTGGTTTGGATACTTTGGTACACGTTGCCAACGGTATTTATGAAAACTGCCCGAACGACGAACAACACGAATTGTTCAAACTTCCTGATTTCATCAACAAAATGATGGAAAACAATTGGCTAGGAAGCAAAACTGGACAAGGTTTTTATAAAAAAGTAGATAAAGATATTCTTTCTCTTGACTTAAATACATTAGAATACCGCGCTGCAAAAAAAGCAAATTTTGCTACGCTTGAACTAACAAAAACTATCGATAAACCAATCAATCGTTTTAAAGTTTTAGTAAAAGGAACAGACAAAGCGGGAGAATTCTACCGTAAGAGTTTCGCTGGAATGTTTGCTTATGTGTCAAACAGAATTCCTGAAATCTCAGACGAATTATACAAAATTGATGATGCTATGAAAGCTGGTTTTGGATGGGAAAATGGTCCATTCGAAATCTGGGATGCCATTGGTGTTGCCAAAGGAATTGAAATCATGAAAGCTGAAGGTCTTGAACCAGCTGCATGGGTTACTGAAATGCTGGTTTCTGGAAGCGACAGTTTCTATACTGTAAAAGAAGGAGCGACTTATTTCTATAATATTCCAACAAAATCACAAGTAAAAGTTCCTGGACAAGATTCATTCATTATCCTAAACAACATTCGCGAAAGCAAAAAAGTTTGGAGCAATAGTGGTGCAATCATTCAGGATTTAGGAGACGGAATTTTGAACTTAGAATTCCAATCTAAAATGAATACTATTGGCGGCGATGTTCTTCAAGCTATCAATAAAGCAATCGACTTATCTGAAAAAGAATATCAAGGTTTAGTTATTGGTAACCAAGCAGCGAATTTCTCTGTTGGAGCTAATATCGGAATGATTTTCATGATGGCAGTTGAGCAGGAATACGACGAATTGAACATGGCGATCAAATTGTTCCAGGACACAATGATGCGCGTTCGTTATTCTTCGATTCCAGTTGTGGTTGCGCCTCACGGAATGACTTTTGGTGGTGGATGCGAAATGAGCTTACACGCTGATAAAGTGGTTGCTGCTGCAGAAACTTATATGGGATTAGTTGAATTTGGTGTTGGTGTACTTCCTGGTGGTGGTGGATCTAAAGAAATGGCTTTAAGAGCTTCAGATTTATTCCGCAAAAACGATGTGGAATTAAACGTTCTTCAAGAGTATTTCTTAACAATCGCCATGGCTAAAGTTTCGACTTCTGGTTATGAAGCTTTTGATACTGGACTTCTTCAACACGGGAAAGATGTTATTGTGGTAAACAAAGATCGTCAGATCGCTGAAGCTAAAAAACATGCTTTGTTAATGGCTGAAGCTGGTTATACACAACCAATCAGAAGAACTGATGTGAAAGTATTAGGAAAACAAGCTCTTGGAATGTTCTTAGTAGGAACAGATCAAATGGAAGCTGGAAAATACATTTCTGAGCACGACAAGAAAATCGCTAACAAACTGGCTTACGTAATGGCTGGTGGTGATTTATCTGAAGCGACTTTAGTATCTGAGCAATATTTATTAGATATCGAACGTGAAGCTTTCTTATCTCTTTGTACTGAGCGTAA
- a CDS encoding MarR family winged helix-turn-helix transcriptional regulator, whose protein sequence is MKDKTIDYILRATWQAVSRMYNEEAAKYDATMATGFALLSMDKEEGTPSTALGPRMGMEATSLTRTLKSMEDKGLIVRKKNPSDGRGVLIYLTEFGKEKRDLSKNTVLKFNETVRKHVSDEKLKHFIEVSEIINELIHDKNIFNQTENIENE, encoded by the coding sequence ATGAAAGACAAAACAATAGATTATATTTTGAGAGCTACATGGCAGGCTGTTTCAAGAATGTATAACGAAGAAGCGGCAAAATACGATGCTACAATGGCAACGGGATTTGCTCTTTTAAGTATGGACAAGGAAGAAGGAACTCCATCAACCGCTTTAGGACCAAGAATGGGTATGGAAGCCACAAGCCTGACCAGAACATTAAAATCTATGGAAGACAAAGGTTTGATTGTTCGCAAAAAAAATCCAAGCGACGGTCGTGGTGTTTTAATATACCTAACCGAATTTGGAAAAGAAAAAAGAGATTTATCTAAAAATACAGTCCTGAAGTTTAATGAGACCGTTAGAAAACATGTTTCTGATGAAAAACTGAAACACTTTATTGAAGTTTCGGAAATCATTAATGAATTAATTCATGACAAAAACATATTTAATCAAACAGAAAATATAGAAAATGAATAG